In the genome of Desulfovibrio desulfuricans, one region contains:
- the pnp gene encoding polyribonucleotide nucleotidyltransferase — MYQDIFEPIRVTAMVGGKEVILETGRMANQAHGSVWIQCGGTVVLVTVCSQTLEFDKGFFPLTVEYSEKMYAAGRIPGSFFRREIGRPSERETLVSRLIDRPLRPLFPKKGLNEDVQVLASVISADQVNDSDVLALTGASAAVMLSPLPFDGPVAGGRIGRINGQFVLNPTFEQQEQSDLNIVFAASADALTMVEGEARFVPEEVIIDALEWGRQQIQPLVEAQLKLRELAGKPKMAFTPHADDPVLVARVKELALAAGLEEALRVPEKMARKDARKAVKEKVMENLKNDPAWAENDAALKSVGDMLSDLEKKLVRARIVNEGTRIDGRDTKTVRPIQIQTGLLPRAHGSALFRRGETKSMVVTTLGSSTDEQRMDSLTGDVTKRFMLHYNFPPFSVGEVKPVRVSRREIGHGALAEKSLRPVLPADADFPFTLRVVSETLESNGSSSMAAVCGGSLSLMDAGVPISAPVAGVAMGLIKEGDKFIVLTDILGDEDALGDMDFKIAGTAEGVTGVQMDIKITGLTTEIMRAAMKQAHEGRHHILEEMAKAIGEPRKELSRFAPQHAEVFVNPDIIRLIIGPGGKNIKAITAATGASVDIEDSGRVSIFAPTAEALEKAREMVSYYDQRPDLGKNYLAKVRKIMEIGAIVEVLPNVEALVHVSQLDVNRVEQPGDVARLGEDMMVKVIEINGDRIRASRKAVLLEEQGHPWNPEETARPPRSDRGDRGDRNGRGDRGGRDRRDRGDRR, encoded by the coding sequence ATGTATCAAGATATTTTTGAACCCATCAGGGTTACAGCCATGGTCGGCGGCAAGGAAGTTATCCTTGAAACAGGCCGTATGGCCAATCAGGCCCACGGCTCTGTGTGGATTCAGTGCGGCGGTACCGTGGTGCTCGTCACCGTGTGCTCGCAGACGCTTGAATTCGACAAGGGCTTCTTCCCCCTTACCGTTGAATACTCCGAAAAAATGTACGCCGCTGGCCGCATCCCCGGCAGCTTCTTCCGCCGCGAAATCGGCCGTCCTTCCGAGCGCGAAACCCTGGTTTCCCGCCTGATCGACCGCCCGCTGCGTCCGCTCTTCCCCAAGAAGGGCCTGAACGAAGACGTGCAGGTTCTGGCCAGCGTTATCTCTGCCGATCAGGTGAACGACTCCGACGTGCTGGCCCTTACGGGCGCTTCCGCCGCTGTCATGCTTTCGCCCCTGCCCTTTGACGGCCCGGTGGCCGGTGGCCGCATTGGCCGCATCAATGGCCAGTTTGTGCTGAACCCCACCTTTGAGCAGCAGGAACAGAGCGACCTCAACATCGTGTTTGCCGCCTCTGCCGATGCGCTCACCATGGTGGAAGGCGAAGCCCGCTTTGTGCCCGAAGAAGTCATCATCGACGCTCTTGAATGGGGCCGCCAGCAGATTCAGCCTCTGGTCGAAGCCCAGCTCAAGCTGCGCGAACTGGCCGGCAAGCCCAAGATGGCCTTTACCCCCCACGCCGACGACCCGGTTCTGGTTGCCCGCGTGAAGGAACTGGCCCTTGCCGCAGGCCTGGAAGAAGCCCTGCGCGTGCCTGAAAAGATGGCCCGCAAGGACGCCCGCAAGGCCGTGAAAGAAAAGGTCATGGAGAACCTCAAGAACGATCCGGCCTGGGCCGAGAACGACGCCGCGCTCAAGAGCGTGGGCGACATGCTCTCCGACCTGGAAAAGAAGCTGGTGCGCGCCCGTATTGTCAACGAAGGCACGCGCATTGACGGCCGCGACACCAAGACCGTGCGCCCCATACAGATCCAGACCGGCCTGCTGCCCCGCGCCCACGGCTCCGCCCTGTTCCGCCGCGGCGAAACCAAGTCCATGGTTGTGACCACCCTTGGTTCCTCCACCGATGAACAGCGTATGGATTCGCTCACCGGCGACGTGACCAAGCGCTTTATGCTGCACTACAACTTCCCGCCCTTCTCTGTGGGCGAGGTCAAGCCCGTGCGCGTTTCGCGTCGCGAAATCGGCCACGGCGCGCTGGCGGAAAAATCCCTGCGCCCCGTGCTGCCCGCTGACGCTGATTTTCCCTTTACCCTGCGCGTTGTGTCCGAGACTCTCGAATCCAACGGCTCTTCCTCCATGGCTGCCGTGTGCGGCGGCTCGCTTTCTCTCATGGATGCGGGCGTGCCCATCAGCGCCCCTGTGGCCGGTGTGGCCATGGGCCTCATCAAGGAAGGCGACAAGTTCATCGTGCTCACCGATATTCTTGGTGATGAAGACGCCCTCGGCGACATGGACTTCAAGATCGCTGGCACCGCAGAAGGCGTGACCGGCGTGCAGATGGACATCAAGATCACCGGCCTCACCACCGAAATCATGCGCGCCGCCATGAAGCAGGCCCACGAAGGCCGCCATCACATTCTGGAAGAAATGGCCAAGGCCATTGGCGAACCGCGCAAGGAACTTTCGCGCTTTGCCCCCCAGCATGCCGAAGTGTTCGTGAACCCGGACATCATCCGCCTCATCATTGGCCCCGGCGGCAAGAACATCAAGGCCATCACCGCGGCTACGGGCGCGTCTGTGGATATTGAAGATTCGGGCCGCGTGTCCATCTTCGCCCCCACGGCCGAAGCCCTGGAAAAAGCCCGCGAAATGGTTTCTTACTATGACCAGCGCCCCGATCTCGGCAAGAACTATCTTGCCAAGGTGCGCAAAATCATGGAAATCGGCGCCATCGTGGAAGTGCTGCCCAATGTGGAAGCCCTTGTGCACGTGTCGCAGCTTGACGTTAACCGCGTGGAACAGCCCGGCGACGTGGCTCGCCTTGGCGAAGACATGATGGTCAAGGTCATTGAAATCAACGGCGACCGCATCCGCGCCAGCCGCAAGGCCGTGCTGCTTGAAGAGCAGGGCCATCCCTGGAATCCCGAAGAAACCGCCCGTCCTCCCCGTTCCGACAGGGGCGACCGCGGCGACAGAAATGGCCGTGGTGACCGTGGCGGGCGTGACCGCCGCGACCGTGGCGACAGACGTTAA
- the urtA gene encoding urea ABC transporter substrate-binding protein → MFKKTLAALALMLVTLCGSLNAKAAEDTIKVGILHSLSGTMAISETTLKDVMLMLIEEQNKKGGLLGKKLEPVVVDPASNWPLFAEKARELLSKDKVAAVFGCWTSVSRKSVLPVFEELNGLLFYPVQYEGEESSRNVIYTGAAPNQQAIPAVDYLMNDLGVKRWVLAGTDYVFPRTANKIIEAYLISKGVKKEDILINYTPFGHSDWQSIVAEIKKFGNAGKKTAVVSTLNGDANVPFYKELANQGITAADIPVMAFSVGEEELSGIDTKPLVGHLAAWNYFMSVDNPANKAFIKKWHDFTKNPKRVTNDPMEAHYIGFNLWVKAVEKAQSTDVNKVLKAIVGLETPNLTGGVAKVLPNHHITKPVLIGEIQADGQFQVVWETPSVVPGEAWSHYLPESKDLIGDWTDPINCGNYNTKTKKCGGASK, encoded by the coding sequence ATGTTCAAGAAAACGTTGGCGGCGTTGGCTCTCATGCTCGTCACCCTGTGCGGTTCGCTGAACGCAAAGGCCGCGGAAGACACCATCAAGGTGGGCATTCTGCATTCGCTCTCCGGCACCATGGCCATCAGCGAAACAACGCTGAAAGACGTCATGCTCATGCTCATTGAAGAGCAGAACAAAAAAGGCGGCCTGCTGGGCAAAAAACTGGAACCCGTGGTGGTGGACCCTGCCTCCAACTGGCCCCTCTTTGCAGAAAAGGCCCGCGAGCTGCTGAGCAAGGACAAGGTCGCCGCTGTTTTCGGCTGTTGGACCTCGGTTTCGCGCAAGTCCGTGTTGCCCGTGTTTGAAGAACTCAACGGCCTCCTCTTCTACCCCGTGCAGTACGAAGGCGAAGAATCCTCGCGCAACGTCATCTACACCGGCGCGGCCCCGAACCAGCAGGCCATTCCCGCTGTGGACTACCTGATGAACGACCTCGGCGTGAAGCGCTGGGTGCTGGCCGGTACGGACTACGTGTTCCCCCGCACCGCCAACAAGATCATCGAAGCCTACCTGATCTCCAAGGGCGTGAAAAAGGAAGATATCCTTATCAACTACACGCCGTTCGGTCATTCCGACTGGCAGTCCATCGTTGCTGAAATCAAAAAGTTCGGTAACGCGGGCAAAAAGACCGCCGTGGTTTCCACCCTCAACGGCGATGCCAACGTGCCTTTCTACAAGGAACTTGCCAACCAGGGCATCACCGCCGCCGACATTCCCGTCATGGCTTTCTCCGTGGGTGAAGAAGAACTTTCCGGCATAGACACCAAGCCTCTGGTGGGTCATCTGGCCGCCTGGAACTACTTCATGAGCGTGGACAATCCCGCCAACAAGGCCTTCATCAAAAAGTGGCACGACTTCACCAAAAATCCCAAGCGCGTGACCAACGACCCCATGGAAGCCCACTACATCGGCTTCAACCTGTGGGTGAAGGCTGTTGAAAAGGCCCAGAGCACCGATGTGAACAAGGTTCTGAAGGCCATTGTGGGCCTTGAAACCCCCAACCTCACCGGCGGCGTGGCCAAGGTTCTGCCCAACCACCACATCACCAAGCCCGTGCTGATTGGCGAAATCCAGGCCGACGGACAGTTCCAGGTGGTCTGGGAAACGCCCTCCGTGGTTCCCGGCGAAGCGTGGTCGCACTACCTGCCCGAATCCAAGGATCTGATCGGCGACTGGACCGACCCCATCAACTGCGGCAACTACAACACCAAGACCAAGAAATGCGGCGGCGCTTCCAAGTAG
- a CDS encoding sigma-54-dependent Fis family transcriptional regulator, translating to MQEAHFAAPFMGTGQCLDTLNRVLAALSPGHSFHDSLRELLAALAEDMHFDRPHIVVQDPESGELKLSLSYGPADAPEAAYEPGSGITGQVFAEGRPIIVSCMQGRPDFQNRLFGRSQEEMARLAFISVPVRVENADQTEVIGTLSADTPTAPESELDLRCRFLETVATLVGRQVARLQEEMARQHFCMLPDEPLVSGTPASVIATSKSLRHVLRRLTQAGASRATVLLRGESGVGKELMAQALHTASPRRTQPLVMLNCAALPSELIEGELFGWRKGAFTGAVQNRAGLFRQADKGTLFLDEIGDLSTTAQAKVLRALQEGEIQPLGDERRYKVDVRLVCATNRPLEELVEQGLFREDLYYRINVFPVFIPPLRERPEDILPLTEHFLRMFSKEYDRPVRRISTPAIDLLLQYHWPGNVRELKNVMERAVLICEDAVLRAHHLPSTLQSAESSSTGPTGGGLGFNETIARVEQEFIVDALKNARGNIHQAARDLGITYRIIYYKMKKYGIDHRRFAPSTPA from the coding sequence ATGCAAGAAGCCCATTTCGCCGCGCCCTTCATGGGCACAGGGCAGTGCCTCGACACCCTTAACCGGGTGTTGGCCGCCCTATCGCCGGGCCATTCCTTTCACGATTCTCTGCGGGAGCTGCTGGCGGCTCTTGCAGAAGACATGCACTTCGACAGGCCCCACATTGTGGTTCAGGATCCTGAAAGCGGCGAGCTCAAGCTCTCGCTTTCCTACGGCCCTGCGGACGCGCCCGAGGCCGCCTATGAGCCGGGATCAGGCATCACTGGTCAGGTTTTTGCCGAGGGCAGGCCCATTATTGTTTCATGCATGCAGGGTCGGCCAGACTTTCAGAACCGCCTTTTTGGCCGCAGCCAGGAAGAAATGGCGCGGCTTGCATTCATCAGCGTGCCGGTGCGCGTTGAAAATGCCGACCAGACGGAAGTTATCGGCACACTGAGCGCCGATACCCCCACTGCGCCAGAATCTGAACTGGATCTGCGCTGCCGCTTTCTCGAAACAGTAGCCACTCTTGTGGGCCGACAGGTGGCGCGTTTGCAGGAGGAAATGGCGCGCCAGCATTTCTGCATGCTGCCCGATGAACCGCTTGTCAGCGGCACGCCAGCCTCGGTCATTGCCACCTCCAAGAGCTTGCGGCACGTGCTGCGCCGCCTTACCCAAGCCGGGGCCAGCCGCGCAACCGTGCTGTTGCGCGGGGAGTCGGGCGTGGGCAAAGAACTGATGGCCCAGGCCCTGCACACAGCAAGCCCTCGGCGCACGCAGCCGCTGGTCATGCTCAACTGCGCCGCCCTGCCCTCGGAACTCATTGAAGGCGAGCTTTTTGGCTGGCGCAAGGGCGCGTTCACAGGCGCGGTGCAAAACCGTGCCGGCCTTTTCCGCCAGGCAGACAAGGGCACGCTGTTTCTGGACGAAATCGGCGACCTCTCCACCACCGCACAGGCAAAGGTGCTGCGCGCGCTTCAGGAAGGCGAAATCCAGCCTCTTGGCGATGAACGCCGCTACAAGGTGGACGTGCGCCTTGTCTGCGCAACCAACCGCCCGCTGGAAGAACTGGTGGAGCAGGGGCTATTCCGCGAGGATCTGTACTACCGCATCAATGTCTTTCCCGTGTTCATTCCGCCGCTGCGCGAAAGGCCGGAGGACATTTTGCCCCTCACGGAGCATTTTTTGCGCATGTTCAGCAAGGAATACGACCGCCCGGTACGGCGCATTTCCACGCCTGCCATCGACCTTTTGCTGCAATACCACTGGCCCGGCAACGTGCGTGAGCTGAAAAACGTCATGGAACGCGCCGTGCTCATCTGCGAGGATGCCGTACTGCGCGCCCACCACCTGCCCAGCACCCTGCAAAGCGCGGAGAGCAGCAGCACCGGCCCAACGGGCGGCGGCCTTGGCTTTAATGAAACCATCGCCCGGGTGGAGCAGGAATTTATTGTGGATGCCCTCAAAAATGCCCGTGGCAATATCCATCAGGCCGCGCGCGATCTGGGCATCACCTACCGCATCATCTATTACAAGATGAAAAAATACGGCATAGATCACCGCCGTTTTGCTCCTTCCACCCCAGCATAA